Below is a window of Vicia villosa cultivar HV-30 ecotype Madison, WI unplaced genomic scaffold, Vvil1.0 ctg.000863F_1_1, whole genome shotgun sequence DNA.
ATAATTTCTTCGTCTTTTTATTTCTCAAAAGTTTTTCTCTCGAACAAaatggaaaaattaaaaaatcaacaaCACAATAGAGAAAAAAATCAACATTCCACAAATCAATAAGAAATCATCATTAAACAAACTAACATTCAACATTTAACATTCAACAAAAATATAATCTATTCAACACGAGATGAGCTTTCaactataataaaatttaattatcaaataagaaaaataacccaacaatatgaaaatagaaaaatctaaaaaaactaaatctaagTTACTTAATTGTTCTTGTATAGATCGAAACTCAATTCATTTAACATCACAACATCAAATATATGAGTGTGGATAACTCGTTATTGGTCATCTAACCAAAATCGATAGATCAATCCAACAGTTCTCTACGATAAGTGAAAGTCGTCGTACCCAAAGATCGATTTAGGATCTTGGGATTTTAGAGTAGTCATGTCTTAGCTTCGTACTAGATTAAAACTATCCAAACATCCAAGAACCGTCAGATCAGATGGACAATTGGATCCAATGATATCAGTCAATTGTCTCAAAATAAGGTATCAGTCCATTGTCTTGAAAGAAGGTTTTAGTACCTTAGAAACTTTAATTGGTCATGCACTAAAAGTACACTTGATCAGAGATGGCTAGTCTTGGAGACTGTCAAATAATACTCTACGAGATCCTCCGACATTTTTTTCTTGCAACAGTTGTCTTGAGCAAAAGGTTCTAATAATTCGAAATCCTAAAAGTCTACTATAAAAGCATGATTGTGAATTAAATTCAAGTACATGTGAAAGCATGATTGTGAATTTAATTCAAGTACATGTGATTTGTACTTAAATTAttccaaaatcaattttacacaTTTTATAATTGCTTTTGACATATCCAAAAATTAGATTAGTACATGGACACGTCCTAGAAGCATGCTTTATTAAGGTTGATCGAATCATAGAAACTATTACAAGAAAGAGATAGAAGGATATAGTGACAACTACCTTTAGAAACAATTGTTCTGAAGAAGGTTCTAAGACTTCTAAACCTTTATTGTAAAATCTAATAATTCAAGGTCAAATATACAAGACGTTTTTTTTTTACAACATATGATGCATATTTATACAAGTTTTGAAAACGTATAGACCATGCAAAGTTGTCGGTGCAATCACAACCCTACAAAAATGTcggcaaaatctcaaccgttaaaaattAAGACTATTGTGTTTGGTCATCAATTTGGAGGTCAACACGAGAGAGCAATATTCATTAAGGTCATTCTTTATAAACAACACACACCTTGTGAAAGACACACCATATACTCACCCAAAACTATAAGGTAGTGTgtgagttctctcacttataaatgaTCAAATCTCTACTTTTCTAATCAATATAGGACTTCCCCACACTTGTTTCTCCCTTAAATGTGAGTTTTACCTTAAGTGTGAGTTTATCAACAATGATCCTCCTCAAGCAAAATACCTTTTTCAACATAACATACCTACTACCCACCACCATACCTACTACCCACCACCGTGCGGAGAGGACTAAACTCATAGAACATACCTACCCACCCCTATGTGGGGAGgactaaaatcatatttaaagctCTTTTCTAATCACTTATCACAAATATATTCTAAAGACTTCCTCCATTAAATCTTCATTCCAATAAAtataaaacagaaaaaaaaatgtgaaattttCTAAAACTGACATTAGTATACAACAGAGTTTGATACAAATAAGTTACCAAAACCTCAAACCACAACAGTTCTTAGTTTGGTGGTTGAATGTTTGACTTTCTTTCTCCTCTGAAATAATAAGCATAAAAATCCTAAAATAAGAATTAAAACAAAGAAAACTTCTAAGTGGGATCCCCAAAGAAACTCAACAAATTCTAGTTTGCTTTTACTATCACAGTTGCAATCATAAACATTTTGTAGTATACTCCCTTTCATACTAACTTCAGGATCAAGAACAAAATCCAATGTCATAGCTCCTTCATCTAACCAAATAGTGGTATTCCTTGACTTGTAGCCTGGCATGGTTGCCACTACTGCAATTCAGATTCACAAATTTTATTACACAAATTCACAAGTAGATAATTGTGTAATCTTACGATGAATAACCCAGAAGTATGATATAATACCTTCAAATTTATCTCTCGGGGCTAGTAAGCGATGGTAGTCCGCAAAAGTTCTTCCGGCCCTAATCTGTTGATTCAGAATTATAAAAGGCGAAGTATGTCATTAAAGTGAAGCTCAAAATAAAACATGCAGTTAAACAGATATGCCAACGCGACGTTTAGGAGATTTTTGCACTTCGTTGAAAAATCTAAATGTCATTATGTAATTGAATGAAAATGTGCAGACACTTTATCACTCTATTTTTCAGTATGAAACAGAAAATAACCGAAATGTACTTTCAGACATACTGTGTAATTTATTCCGCTGACAGTAATAGAGGCTGGTAATGGCCTTCCATCTCCTGAAGAATATATCCTTCCATGCACTCCTGTCTAGAGAGTAGAAAACAAAACAGCTTATCAATCTAACAAAAAGCAATGGAATCGAAAACCTCAAAAATAGGAACATATTTGAATATTTCTGTGCACATTGAAAAAGGCTTCACTCACAGCCTTGGATGGTGGTAATATTTCATAGTAAGTATTCTATGTTTTTCCATAAACACATTCGTTATTTTAAAATACCATACAGATACGCAGAAACAGTATACCTTCACGAGGCTTGCAACAAGATTAAGCATACTCATTTTGTTGTATTTCCAAATAATAGGAAGCTGCAATTCATATAAATAAACAGAAGTCAACACAATTCATTCTGTTGTATTTTCAAATATAATAGGAAGCTGCAATTCATTTTGTTGCTCTGATTCGAAGGTCTCACAGACCTCTGCAGCAATAGGCCATTTATTGTCACTAACTTCCAAGGTCAATTCGAAACAACCAGCATGTATATAGTTCCAATCTTGCATTCCTCCGTATAAAGGGTACCTGCATTGATATCTTTAGTAATTTATGAACATATTGAAAGAACATAGACTCCAGTAATGAACTTCTCTACGGTACTTTCAAATAAATAATCATACCATGCTGCTCCGTTTGTGATTCCATCTACAAATTCCTTGCTTGAAGACATGTTGTAGTGGGAGTGGCTATAGAtacttgccatgaatcgaaaTGTTTCATCGTCGGGACATCCATAGTAGAACGTCCTGTAATTTATTCATAGAAATATATACAAATTCAATACAAGAACCCAGGTCGGGAGGAGCAGGTCATTGAACATCTTATACTAGAATAATTTACCACCTTTTATCATCGGTACCGTCCCAAGGATAATTCGCAACAAGTGCACCCTGAAGTAGTAAAATAAAAAGACACCATTAATGAACAAATTCTGTATATAAATATGATAAGAAAAACTCTTTTATTAACATCAACCCTCAGATTATGGTTAAGAATACAAACGTAGAaagctttattaaaaaaaaggtatTTATGGAACTTTACATTGCTGATCTATGTAGCACCGCTGAAACCTCTGAAAAAAGACGTGTTTGTATCTGTGTCGATATTAGACACTTGcactgacacttgtgattacgtttaatttattcattttttcaaattgttACCAGTTCCGACGTGTCAGCGCCGAGTTCAAATTcggggtgtccgtgcttcatagttgCAGATGTAATAAAATACTTTCTTTTCCAATAGAAACTTTTCAGCTATGTATTATCTACCTTGGCCTTAAGGGATAGTGTATCTACTAATAGAGAAAACAGAGATATTATATTGAAGAATAAAAGCAAGGTCCTTGATGTATGACATGACCACCATAAAGTAGAACAAAAAAAACTTGAAATAAACAGCTCAGCAAAGAGTAGAGATTATTATGAAAAATCCAAATAAGTACCCCGTGCAATGTTGCAGATGCTGTAAATCGTATATCTCTTGACCAATTCATTATTGCTCTTGTTTCTGGTTGCCTGGAATCCTCATCATCGTTTATAAATAAGAACTGTTGTTTCATTTGAGACAGTTATAGCAGGTTAGTTCTTAGATGATCTCTAGCCAGAAATGGCAGTATCTAGAACCATAACAACGTGATATGAAAAACCtaacattaaaatttaaattgaatgtaaaagttAAGCGAAGAATCTGGGTAAACATCTAGAAAGTAAAAGCTTGTTTCCTAATCTTAACAATACGAATAAACAGTGACACAGATTTAACCAAAGACATTAACAAATATAACCAAACAATATAATAATCGCAGATATGACTATAATAGTAAAAGCTCAGTCATAAAAGTAAAACAAATAAGAATGAATTTTTATGTGAAGAGTTTTATTTCATGGTAATAATGAGCTTCAAACTAAATTTTTAACATATTGTACACAGaacattataaaaaaataccTGGTCAGGAAAATCCCGATTCAGATCAATATTGTTTGCATTACCGCGCTTCCTCAAGGTAAAGCCATCAGGATTCATTGATGGGAGTAAATGAAGGTGAACATTCTCCACAATCAATGTGGCCTGAAACATTTCCCTAAAAGGTAAGACATTGTAAAAGTAAAGACTGAATCATAAAATAACAACAGTTTCCCGGAAAAATACAAGACTCAAACTTGTGCTCAAAAATAGATATTGCAACCATTTTTGTCCCAACAACAAATGCGaggaaaaaaattagaatataCTTCTGAAAATAAAGAAAGGAAGTGAAACATACCAGAGGATCTTTTAAATGGTTATCACATAACCAATTGGCCAAAAACATAATAAGTTCACGGCCCACAGGTTCGTCTCCGTGCACATTTCCAATATACTGCATCAGTATTATACTGGTGTTACAAAATTGCTGAAAACAAAACTACCAAATATATAAGATAGTGAAGTTCACTCACCTTAAATGCAGGTTCGGTTTCTTCTTCTCCTGGCTTATCAGAAATCTCAATCACCCACTATACGGAGGAAAACAAATAAGAGAAGCGCCATTCATGCAACCAAGACGAAAAACCATAACAATTTTAAGATAAGTTATGAATGAATTACAAAAGGGAGAAAAAATTTACCAAAGGAAATCCGTTCACACTCTTCCCAATACTAGTATCCCACGCAAAGAATCCCTCAAAGAGAGAAACAAACAGTATGTCAGTTTAGCAATGGCAAGTAGTGCTTCCTTGTGAAGCTATTCATTCATTCATAAAGATATGACAAACAAAAATTATGCTACTGGTTTTGTTTATTCGTAGCAAGGCTCGAGATAGATTAAAAAACGCAAAATGCAGGTATGAGGAATCACCTGTATATTCTAGAAATGTTGCTGCATCTTTGTCCAAATTCCTTGACGGCCCTTTCAAGGTCAGAATTGCTCATATAACCTTTTGTCAAATCAACACTGCTTCAAAAAACAAATCAATAAAAAACACTATATAAACAAAAAAGCATCATTTCAGGTTACAAACACAATGAAAGATTCATATATGCAGTAGAAGATCCGTTGTTTGGATTACCTAGTACGCGACCGAGATTCAATTTCTTCAAGCAAATGCCTTGCACGGCTCACATTACTCTGATGACTGAAATCTTTTAATACCAAAACAAATCAGCAGTTAGAAGTTAGAAACTTCAAATCTCCATAGCACTAACACCTCTGGAAAAATGTGTATGTCAGTGTCGATGTCAGACATCGAAATCAACACTtgtgattacatttaatttattcaatttttaaattattactggTGTGACATGTCAATGTCGTGTTTCAGGTGTTTGAGTTTCATATATAGCTTCAAATTTCCAGCTTTCAAGCTAAACATAGAACTTTATCAAGCTAATTATCATAATCATGTAGACTCTTTTACCCCTAAGTTGCACTCTTTCACTTCAAAGATATATAAAGTAAAcatatgaaattgaaaattttccacattaagtaaaaaaaatctgttgaatctaaataattaataaaaatcttaaATGCTAAATCATAAATGTAAGTTAAATTCCTAAAAATGCAAAGTAATAAGATTGGTTGAAGCTAAGAAtaaaaagtcaaagaatgaaGAAAACCTGATGGAAGAAGGGTTTGAAAGGAACCCCTGGCGAGTGAAGAGGAAAGTGTGGAAGCAAGAAGGAGAAGAGAGAAGACAGTGATTGTGTTCATGATCAtcgacgatgatgatgatgtggGATTGAAGGTTAGATTATTTGGTCTGATTCATGATGCATCGCCATTGGTGACCATCATTGTGATTCATGACACTCCGTGAAAAAtcgaaaattttcatttttaagaaaaattggTCTCCTCTTTTTAGGCTTGGGCTTGGACTGGGTCACTGGAAaatttggagaatttatcttaCCACCTCCGAATTATCCATGCCATCCCCCATTTAACATTATTTCCGAAATGCTTCTAACACTgttaattcaaaaaatttatcttttttaaagaaaaattattgttgccaaaatcataaaaaaaaaaaaaaatcttggaTGATCCAgagtaaatttttaatatttttttttggccGATCTTGAAAAttctttgttttttaaaaaatttcagtaTCCatttaccggaaatttcaaaaatttcggTGTGATTTACAGGAGATTTTAAAAATTCTTGTTAGTTTTACAAAATTCATTATTCTATCCCGAAAATTTTACATACTTCCGGTAAAAAAACCAATACCGAAAATTCTAAATTAACTAAATTTCTTTAAAACCTGAAATTTTCGGTAATTTTATGAACCGAAGTCACACCGAAAATTTAAAATATCTTGTATTTTTTCATATACCGGATATTTCAAATTTCCGTTATTAATTTTAAATGCTACATACTAGAAATTTGAAATATCCAGTATCGGAAATTTTAAATTTCCAGTATATAATATCAGACACGGTAAATTGGTAAATCCAATAAAATTTCTGGTACTTATATGAAATTTCTAATACGGTatcgaaaattttaaaaaaatctaatattttaCGGGAATAATTTGATAAAAACGCAAGAGATGACATGTATAAAATAGAAGCTGGCAAgataaattttagaaaatttgtCTTTCCACCTGTTCAATTTTATCTTGACACCCCCAAActtttctaatactaaaaatttcTCTCTTATTATTTTCATCAATGAATGCTGAAAATATTCTCTCGCATAAAATATAGTTATGTCATTCAAAAAATCTGAAGTAATATTATGCaaacaatattataaaaaattaaaagtaattcATTTTCCATTGTGATAACTCTACAAATTTTGCAAACCATTGATAGGATGAACCTGAAGATTTCAAATTAAAACTTGGGATAAATATGTTATATGTCTTGTAAATATGTCAAAATTTGGTTTTagtttctctaatttttttttttcaaagaatcGTCCCTATAAAGTTTTTCGTCTCTATTATTCATCTTTGTCATCATTTTCACTTAACGGACACAGACGTGGATAATaatttgacatttttttaattttttcgtgAAGTTGTGTTGAGTTGTCAATTCCACATATTTATTTGAACTGAGTATACCTtactaggggtgatcaaaaccaaatcaacccaatagaaaaccgcaaatcaaaccaaaccaaaccaaaccaaaccgaaaccgcaaaaaaccgcatttggtttggattagtttgggtcagtttttacaaaaccgcacggttaggttcggtttgcggtttgtattttgtaaaccgaaccaaaccgaatcaaaccgcactatgttacaacctaaattttactaactcacatccaacccaaacttaaacttattattcattagcattatgattacgaacaattttctcatccttacacatataatttcagtcccgatcttctaaaatctctaataacattatcgcactttctttgccacatacatcttccctcttcttctataatctctactctcttatattctttctttttcaccttctcatttttatgtaaatgttccgtatttcagtttcgtttttatcgcatatcttcttctctaatctctcaacactttttttccttttcactttcactaatctttcgtctcttctatttttttgtttcgttataataatttttatattgttttatgctattattttatgtttaatattccacttttgtctaatttaatttttacatattaaatggaaaattgttgtcaaaatatgacgagttttgttgttatttgatagtgtatgaatgtataaatacaaaattatgttatcatctatatgtgtgcgtatggctcaataaaatatttgtaaaaaaccaaaccaaccgaaccaaaccaaaccgcattagtttggtttggtttggttcggattttttttaaaagccaaccgaaccaaaccaaaccgcactattttttctcttgcggttcggatgatttttttcgtcaaaaccgcccaaaccgcaccgcgagcacccctataCCTTACCAACACATTGTCACTTAGGCTATGAAACCTTGTTTGATTATACCAGAAATAGGTAAGGAACATGTCATTGAAAATGagtatctacttaatataaatgtaaagaagtcatgatggcaaccctagacaCATGTCTTCTTGGTAATAATCCTCGCCACATGTCaattaataataattctaaataaaaccctaattatacaaactctatatattaaaataaataataataataatataatactaaactaaaccattattaataataataataataataataatatctaactaataaaaatattaaaataataataagtagataattgtcatttgataataattttaaatatgaatcctaattatacaaactctataataataaaaaaaaaaaatactaaactaaatcatcactattaataataataataataataataattaatatataactaataaaaatattaaaatattactaataataataacaataatataatataataactaactaccacaattaataataataaaaataataataataataataaaataatatattaaactaacactattatatcttattattctaattctctttttttttatacaaaaacaatttttaattatcaaataatgataataataataataataataataataataataataataataataataatacaaattgttttaattaacactattatattcaactaacattattatatcatataatcctaattctcttttaattatttttttaattatcctCTTTTAATTATTCTGTTTAATATtaagattatattttttaaataaacgttgaattacttagtttttctaaaatattatttccacatatcattttaatttaattatataaaatataaatatattaaattattataataaaacatttaatttaattataaaacataaatttattaaattattataataaagtaGTTAAAAATTAATAACTAATCAATAATAGTAATAAGAATAATTTCTCAAAAATATAGGATATTAATTTCCACATATCAttctaatttaattataaaatacaaatatattaatttattataataaaatagttaaaaattaaaactattcaaaaatataaatataattaatttttcaaaGTAAAGGAT
It encodes the following:
- the LOC131631807 gene encoding carboxypeptidase SOL1-like; translated protein: MIMNTITVFSLLLLASTLSSSLARGSFQTLLPSDFSHQSNVSRARHLLEEIESRSRTSVDLTKGYMSNSDLERAVKEFGQRCSNISRIYSIGKSVNGFPLWVIEISDKPGEEETEPAFKYIGNVHGDEPVGRELIMFLANWLCDNHLKDPLATLIVENVHLHLLPSMNPDGFTLRKRGNANNIDLNRDFPDQFLFINDDEDSRQPETRAIMNWSRDIRFTASATLHGGALVANYPWDGTDDKRTFYYGCPDDETFRFMASIYSHSHYNMSSSKEFVDGITNGAAWYPLYGGMQDWNYIHAGCFELTLEVSDNKWPIAAELPIIWKYNKMSMLNLVASLVKTGVHGRIYSSGDGRPLPASITVSGINYTIRAGRTFADYHRLLAPRDKFEVVATMPGYKSRNTTIWLDEGAMTLDFVLDPEVSMKGSILQNVYDCNCDSKSKLEFVEFLWGSHLEVFFVLILILGFLCLLFQRRKKVKHSTTKLRTVVV